Proteins from a genomic interval of Musa acuminata AAA Group cultivar baxijiao chromosome BXJ1-9, Cavendish_Baxijiao_AAA, whole genome shotgun sequence:
- the LOC135593844 gene encoding NASP-related protein sim3-like — MASPDQTHSVEEALAQDPVPSEAMAPEGAAAVKDHDCSGGSSSAPKEEGPEKTLVHADELFGKGSKAIEDGDFVEAVDCLSRALEIKVSHFGELAQECASSYYKYGCALLYKAQEEAEPLGNFPKGPPTSVEKAKTSSCTVESGSSSKASVDNSKETPVGKEVPDGEGLGDEDYTNDEVDDESGDDDEDTAEADEDESDLDLAWKMLDVARAIVEKSSGNTMEKVNILAALAEVSMEREDIETSLNDYLRALSILEHLVEFDNRRIVELNFRISLVLELGSRIKDAIPYCEKAISLCKSRLQRLKENTTSLTTPAEAVGNSVSGSEKSDNLTAEDARSSTTSLTTPAEAVGNSVSGSEKSDNLTAEDARSSSNFVEEIELFSSILIELEKKLEDLQQILMNPRSVVSEVMKLIASKQPYDEKNAPSASRASSLNSLQMGATNGGFDSPTISTAASNGGVMDLGVVGRGIKRATIKPIDAEPSQKKPMLDKTTES; from the exons ATGGCTTCCCCGGACCAAACCCACTCCGTCGAAGAAGCCCTAGCGCAAGATCCCGTTCCCTCCGAGGCCATGGCCCCCGAGGGGGCGGCCGCGGTCAAGGACCATGACTGCAGTGGCGGTTCCTCGAGTGCTCCCAAAGAAGAGGGGCCCGAGAAAACCCTAGTTCACGCGGACGAGCTGTTCGGGAAGGGGTCCAAGGCGATAGAGGACGGGGACTTCGTGGAAGCCGTGGATTGCCTCAGCCGCGCCTTGGAAATCAA GGTTTCACATTTTGGTGAACTTGCTCAAGAATGTGCTAGCTCATATTATAAGTATGGTTGTGCACTACTGTATAAGGCTCAAGAAGAAGCTGAACCACTGGGTAACTTCCCTAAGGGCCCACCGACAAGTGTAGAAAAAGCCAAAACTTCTAGTTGTACAGTAGAGAGTGGAAGTTCATCAAAGGCTTCTGTTGACAATTCTAAAGAAACACCAGTTGGGAAAGAAGTACCTGACG GAGAAGGTTTAGGTGATGAGGATTATACAAATGATGAAGTTGATGATGAAAGTGGAGATGATGATGAGGATACGGCTGAAGCAGATGAAGATGAATCTGATTTGGATCTTGCGTGGAAAATGCTAGATGTTGCAAGGGCAATTGTTGAGAAGAGCTCTGGAAATACCATGGAGAAGGTGAATATCTTGGCTGCTCTAGCTGAAGTTTCCATGGAAAGAG AGGACATTGAGACTTCGTTAAATGACTATTTGAGAGCTCTATCCATATTGGAACACCTGGTTGAGTTTGACAATCGCCGGATTGTTGAATT AAACTTCAGGATAAGTTTAGTCTTGGAATTGGGATCTAGAATTAAAGATGCCATACCTTACTGTGAAAAGGCGATATCACTTTGCAAGTCTCGTTTACAAAGACTCAAGGAAAATACAACAAGCTTGACAACTCCAGCTGAAGCTGTCGGGAATTCTGTGTCTGGCTCAGAGAAAAGTGACAATCTAACTGCTGAAGATGCTAGGTCTTCTACAACAAGCTTGACAACTCCAGCTGAAGCTGTTGGGAATTCTGTGTCTGGCTCAGAGAAAAGTGACAATCTAACTGCTGAAGATGCTAGGTCTTCATCTAATTTTGTGGAAGAGATAGAACTATTCAGTTCGATATTAATTGAGCTTGAAAAGAAG CTGGAAGACCTGCAACAAATATTGATGAATCCAAGATCTGTTGTGTCTGAAGTCATGAAGTTGATAGCTTCTAAGCAGCCTTATGATGAAAAGAATGCACCAAGTGCATCCAGAGCTTCATCTTTGAATTCTTTGCAGATGGGAGCCACAAATGGTGGTTTTGATTCTCCAACTATTTCTACTGCTGCATCAAATGGTGGTGTGATGGACCTAGGCGTCGTGGGCAGAGGCATAAAGCGAGCTACTATAAAGCCTATTGATGCTGAACCTTCTCAAAAGAAGCCCATGTTGGATAAGACCACAGAGAGCTGA